A single region of the Salvia miltiorrhiza cultivar Shanhuang (shh) chromosome 8, IMPLAD_Smil_shh, whole genome shotgun sequence genome encodes:
- the LOC130999740 gene encoding formin-like protein 1 — protein sequence MHYFHLPPATILTFLLLLSAAAAAATTPHRRLLHQPLFPFDQPSTISQPPFPAPSPQPQQPKYPFSTLPPPDPPSTPSNAFFPSYLSPPPPPPPPTTSSSSSAAAFGSFPANISSLVLPSSNHPSHKPIKLISLIVSLSLLSILALASLLLLLLRHYRPHAPRHLKSDSLRLFPPDTPTSDTAAPLDPSKKPPPPLHPLHAPSSTSSEFLYLGTLVSSREPPQQQNGQITPPTPTLNYHRLGSPELHPLPPLPRQHSGQIPPPAASPENQENDHDEEEFFSPRGSTANNASPHRTRSPPNNKANEFNKSRSLNSLRCSSSPAYSISPENSPSVAALNSVSPQSKSPDSLVSFPGPLRRFIPPPPAREPRAIPSFSPFSPSSTEEGGTTRDCSPRTSSFSGVGRAPPAPPPPRPWDAAAGPPELVAPTRKGGLGNSGEILKPKLKPLHWDKVRASSDRAMVWDQLKSSSFQLNEEMIETLFMVNSNGNGKDGVRRPLIAEANQENLVLDPKKSQNIAILLRALNVTVDEVCEALVEGNADALGTELLESLLKMAPTKEEERKLKEFKDESPSKLGTAEAFLKAVLDIPFAFKRVDAMLYVANFESEVEHLKRSFDTLESACKELKSSRMFRKLLEAVLKTGNRMNVGTNRGDAHAFKLDTLLKLVDVKGADGKTTLLHFVVQEIIRAEGAHLSGADQNLTTEERQPPTLRDEVEYRKLGLQVVSGLGGELTNVKKAAAMDADVLSNDVAKLAAGVSKIAEVLKLNEELPLKESSQKFSDCMNEFSKNVETEIMNIQAQEGIALSMVKGLTEYFHGDSAKEEAHPLRLFMVVRDFLSTLDRVCKDVGKINERTMMNSARPVPMPAAPSLPQVFPTFDERPRSSSSSDESFSSE from the exons ATGCACTATTTCCACCTCCCACCCGCCACCATTCTCAcattcctcctcctcctctccgccgccgccgccgcggcgACGACGCCgcaccgccgcctcctccaccAGCCCCTCTTCCCCTTCGACCAGCCCAGCACCATCTCTCAACCCCCCTTCCCCGCCCCCTCCCCCCAACCCCAGCAGCCCAAGTACCCCTTCTCCACCCTCCCCCCACCCGACCCCCCCTCCACCCCCTCAAACGCCTTCTTCCCCTCCTACCTCTCCCCGCCCCCGCCCCCTCCCCCGCCCaccacctcctcctcctcctccgccgccgcgttCGGCAGCTTTCCCGCCAACATCTCCTCCCTCGTGCTCCCCTCCTCCAACCACCCCTCCCACAAGCCCATcaagctcatctctctcatcgtctccctctctctcctctccatCCTCGCCCTCGcctccctcctcctcctcctcctccgccactACCGCCCCCACGCCCCCCGCCACCTCAAATCCGACAGCCTCCGCCTCTTCCCCCCCGACACCCCCACCTCCGACACCGCCGCCCCCCTCGACCCCTCCAAGAAACCGCCGCCCCCACTCCACCCCCTCCACGCCCCCTCCTCCACCTCCTCCGAGTTCCTCTACCTCGGCACCCTCGTCAGCTCCCGCGAGCCCCCCCAACAGCAAAATGGCCAAATTACCCCTCCCACTCCCACCCTCAACTACCACCGCCTCGGCTCCCCGGAGCTCCACCCCCTCCCCCCGCTTCCCCGCCAGCACTCCGGTCAAATCCCCCCTCCCGCCGCCTCGCCGGAAAATCAAGAAAACGATCACGACGAGGAGGAATTCTTCTCGCCGCGAGGCTCCACCGCAAACAACGCTAGTCCCCACCGCACCAGATCACCCCCAAACAACAAAGCCAACGAATTCAACAAGAGCAGAAGCCTGAACTCGCTGCGCTGCAGCAGCTCGCCGGCGTACTCAATCTCGCCGGAAAACAGCCCCTCCGTCGCCGCGCTGAACTCCGTCAGCCCGCAATCGAAGTCCCCCGACAGCCTCGTCAGCTTCCCGGGCCCACTGCGGCGGTTCATCCCTCCCCCGCCGGCGCGGGAGCCGAGGGCAATTCCGTCATTCTCCCCCTTCTCGCCGTCGTCCACGGAGGAGGGCGGCACCACCCGCGACTGCTCCCCGCGGACCTCGAGCTTCTCAGGCGTCGGTAGAGCGCCGCCCGCTCCTCCTCCGCCGAGGCCGTGGGATGCCGCGGCCGGGCCGCCCGAGCTGGTGGCCCCCACGAGGAAGGGTGGTTTGGGAAATTCAGGGGAGATTTTAAAGCCCAAGTTGAAACCTTTGCATTGGGATAAAGTGAGAGCTAGTTCAGATAGAGCTATGGTTTGGGATCAGCTCAAATCCAGTTCTTTTCA GTTGAATGAGGAAATGATTGAGACTCTGTTCATGGTGAATTCGAATGGGAACGGAAAAGATGGAGTTAGGCGCCCGTTGATCGCGGAAGCTAACCAAGAAAACCTCGTGCTCGACCCGAAGAAGTCTCAGAACATCGCGATACTGCTGAGGGCTCTGAATGTGACAGTTGATGAAGTTTGCGAAGCACTCGTTGAAG GAAATGCCGACGCGCTGGGGACTGAGCTCCTCGAGAGTTTGTTGAAGATGGCTCCTACGAAAGAGGAAGAGCGCAAGCTAAAGGAATTCAAAGACGAGTCGCCCTCCAAACTTGGTACGGCTGAGGCGTTCCTCAAAGCAGTGCTCGATATACCTTTCGCGTTCAAGAGGGTGGATGCTATGCTCTACGTTGCCAACTTCGAGTCGGAGGTCGAACACCTCAAGAGGTCGTTCGACACACTTGAG TCGGCGTGTAAAGAACTCAAGAGCAGCAGAATGTTTCGTAAACTGCTGGAAGCAGTGCTCAAGACCGGGAACCGCATGAACGTCGGGACCAACAGGGGCGACGCCCACGCCTTCAAGCTCGACACGCTTCTCAAGCTCGTAGACGTCAAAGGCGCGGATGGAAAGACGACGCTCCTTCACTTTGTCGTCCAAGAGATCATCAGGGCGGAAGGCGCGCACCTCTCTGGCGCGGACCAGAATCTGACCACCGAGGAGAGGCAGCCGCCCACCCTCCGAGACGAAGTGGAGTACCGGAAGCTAGGTCTCCAAGTCGTCTCGGGATTGGGCGGAGAGCTCACGAATGTGAAGAAAGCCGCTGCCATGGATGCTGATGTGCTTAGCAACGACGTTGCGAAACTAGCCGCTGGGGTTTCGAAGATCGCCGAGGTACTTAAGCTGAACGAGGAGCTCCCGTTGAAGGAGAGCAGCCAGAAGTTCTCCGACTGCATGAACGAGTTCTCAAAGAACGTGGAGACGGAGATCATGAACATCCAAGCTCAAGAGGGGATAGCCCTCTCCATGGTGAAGGGTTTAACCGAGTATTTCCACGGCGACTCAGCTAAGGAAGAGGCTCACCCGTTGCGCTTGTTCATGGTCGTCCGCGACTTCCTCTCGACTCTCGACCGAGTTTGCAAGGACGTCGGCAAGATCAACGAACGGACCATGATGAACTCGGCCAGGCCGGTCCCGATGCCTGCTGCTCCTAGCCTCCCTCAAGTCTTCCCCACATTCGATGAGAGGCCGCGGAGTAGCTCCTCCTCGGACGAGAGTTTTTCGTCGGAGTAG